A window from Heteronotia binoei isolate CCM8104 ecotype False Entrance Well chromosome 15, APGP_CSIRO_Hbin_v1, whole genome shotgun sequence encodes these proteins:
- the LOC132584542 gene encoding zinc finger protein 436-like, producing MGEKSHTCPYCGKGFRRSSHLTRHLATHSGLQRPLGGKRLGQQVPEEDRPYTCNYCGKSFAKSAHLARHQETHSGERPYKCSYCGKAFGRNSHLTRHHSTHTGERPYECGVCGKAFTRSAHVTRHQGTHTGERPFRCTRCGKRFTRSAHLQRHQGIHSGDKPFNCGDCGKGFTRNAHLERHRATHSGEKPFKCASCGKGFGAASHLVRHQRTHKV from the coding sequence ATGGGGGAGAAGTCTCACACATGCCCATACTGCGGGAAAGGCTTCCGGCGCAGCTCACACCTGACACGGCACCTTGCCACCCATTCTGGGCTCCAGCGCCCCCTAGGGGGGAAACGCCTCGGGCAGCAGGTACCAGAGGAAGATCGCCCATACACCTGCAACTATTGTGGGAAGTCATTTGCCAAAAGCGCCCACTTGGCCCGGCACCAGGAGACCCATTCGGGAGAGAGGCCATACAAGTGCAGCTACTGTGGGAAGGCCTTTGGGCGCAACTCGCATCTGACCCGCCATCACAGCACGCACACCGGCGAGCGCCCATATGAGTGTGGGGTCTGTGGAAAGGCATTCACCCGCAGCGCTCATGTCACCCGCCACCAGGGCACGCACACTGGAGAGCGGCCTTTCCGCTGCACTCGCTGTGGCAAACGTTTCACCCGCAGTGCTCACCTCCAGCGTCACCAGGGCATCCATAGTGGAGATAAACCTTTCAACTGTGGCGACTGCGGGAAAGGGTTCACACGCAACGCCCACCTTGAGCGCCACCGGGCCACTCATTCAGGCGAGAAGCCCTTCAAATGTGCCAGCTGTGGGAAAGGGTTTGGGGCTGCCTCCCACCTTGTacggcaccagagaacccacaaggTGTAG
- the LOC132584541 gene encoding zinc finger protein 239-like produces the protein MYFAEIQWALLDPCQRPVYRDIVQDNYGTLLSLDTGTMNPNPQPAGAETTQAPKELPGRSEGSLYLGPAGHQGEDLGKGWTKPPLPPPMPKDNPCIPPRVYMGPNQNLCVQCGDSLSQAQESLNRAQQSLNRAQQSLNQAQQIINQPPRAQYSSNKLYPCLDCGKSFGVSSHLTIHKRTHTGEKPYACNDCGKRFSQSSTLVLHRRIHTGEKPYKCTDCGKSFSVSSHLTKHQRIHTGEKPYECQVCGKRFSQSSTLILHQRIHTGERPYKCDECGKTFSVSSHLTIHQRIHSGEKPYRCMECGKSFRQRSGLSTHQKVHMVALQRSYK, from the exons ATGTATTTTGCTGAGATACAGTGGGCCCTTCTGGACCCATGCCAGAGACCTGTCTACAGGGACATTGTGCAGGACAATTATGGGACCCTGCTCTCGCTAG ACACTGGAACCATGAACCCTAATCCTCAGCCCGCAGGTGCCGAGACCACGCAGGCACCAAAGGAGTTACCGGGACGGTCTGAAGGCTCCCTTTACTTGGGTCCAGCTGGGCATCAAGGtgaggatttggggaagggatggaccaaaccacctctccctccccccatgcctAAAGACAACCCCTGCATCCCCCCCAGGGTATACATGGGGCCCAACCAGAATTTGTGTGTCCAGTGTGGGGATAGTCTCAGCCAGGCTCAGGAGAGCCTTAACCGAGCTCAGCAGAGCCTCAACCGAGCTCAGCAGAGCCTCAACCAAGCCCAGCAGATCATCAACCAGCCCCCAAGAGCACAGTATTCCAGCAATAAGCTCTACCCATGCTTGGActgtgggaaaagttttggagtGAGCTCCCACCTCACCATTCacaagagaacccacacaggcgaGAAGCCATACGCATGCAACGACTGCGGGAAGAGGTTCAGCCAGAGCTCCACCCTCGTCCTCCACCGCCGCAtccacaccggggagaaaccCTACAAGTGCACCGATTGTGGCAAGAGCTTTTCTGTCAGTTCCCATCTGACCAAGCACCAGAGAATCCACACGGGAGAGAAGCCTTACGAATGCCAGGTTTGTGGGAAAAGGTTCAGCCAGAGTTCTACCCTCATCCTgcaccagagaatccacacaggggagaggccTTATAAATGTGACGAGTGTGGGAAGACCTTCAGTGTCAGCTCCCACCTCACTATCCACCAGAGAATCCACTCTGGGGAGAAGCCGTATCGCTgcatggagtgtgggaaaagttttcGCCAGCGGTCAGGCCTCAGCACACATCAGAAAGTCCATATGGTGGCCCTTCAGAGATCTTACAAGTGA